A single uncultured Acetobacterium sp. DNA region contains:
- a CDS encoding nucleotidyltransferase family protein, translated as MLAGIVLAAGLSSRMGEEKLLLPFGQGTVLEATLSRIPQDALDYLVVVTRLEIREALDLPANVTVILNRTPQKGQSESLRLGIAYLRSHFPHCQGVLVFLGDHPLTQTCLINEVIRRLNTSPEAIIVPEHQGALGHPVGFGSSWFAELEDQNGDIGGRRLITSYPEAVIRIPGDVTCVMDMDSKADYWRLLNYAEKQQ; from the coding sequence ATGTTAGCAGGTATTGTATTGGCGGCTGGGCTTTCCAGTCGGATGGGAGAGGAGAAGCTATTGCTTCCCTTCGGGCAGGGCACTGTTTTGGAAGCCACGTTGTCGCGAATTCCCCAAGATGCTCTGGATTATCTGGTGGTGGTTACACGACTGGAAATTCGGGAGGCACTTGATTTACCCGCTAACGTCACGGTCATCCTCAATAGAACGCCCCAAAAGGGTCAGTCAGAATCGCTGCGACTGGGGATTGCTTATCTCCGGTCTCACTTTCCACATTGTCAGGGGGTACTGGTTTTTCTGGGAGATCATCCGCTGACTCAAACATGTTTGATCAACGAAGTGATTAGACGTTTAAACACCAGCCCAGAAGCGATAATAGTGCCGGAGCACCAGGGAGCATTGGGTCATCCGGTTGGTTTTGGGTCATCATGGTTTGCCGAGCTTGAGGATCAGAACGGTGATATCGGTGGAAGGCGGCTAATTACCAGCTATCCTGAAGCGGTGATCCGGATCCCGGGAGATGTGACCTGTGTCATGGACATGGATTCAAAAGCAGACTATTGGAGGTTATTGAACTATGCCGAAAAACAGCAATGA
- the yqeB gene encoding selenium-dependent molybdenum cofactor biosynthesis protein YqeB, whose product MPKNSNESKNLVIVRGAGDIASGTIYRLFQAGFAVMALEVDKPTVIRRTAAYASAVTEGESTLEGLTALRCDTEDSIIKTLAAGKIPICVDPEANWIKHLKPLAVVDAILAKKNLGTTRAMAPFVIGLGPGFTAGIDVDVVIETNRGHDLGRVIYCGGAAKNTGIPGSIDGYTHERVIRAPLAGIIRIVRDIGTSVDSGDCLATIGDREVTTTIAGVVRGIIADGSRVFEGMKIADVDPRGKADYCYTISDKARNLSGGVLEAILNYLSKKSIGM is encoded by the coding sequence ATGCCGAAAAACAGCAATGAATCTAAAAATCTCGTTATTGTCCGCGGTGCGGGGGATATTGCCAGCGGTACGATTTACCGTCTCTTTCAAGCAGGATTTGCGGTGATGGCTTTAGAAGTGGATAAACCCACTGTCATCCGCAGAACAGCCGCTTATGCATCAGCTGTGACAGAAGGTGAGTCAACGCTGGAAGGATTGACAGCGCTTCGGTGTGATACGGAAGATAGTATCATAAAAACACTGGCGGCCGGAAAAATCCCGATCTGTGTCGATCCGGAAGCAAATTGGATCAAGCATCTTAAGCCCCTTGCGGTAGTTGATGCGATCCTGGCAAAAAAAAATTTGGGTACAACCCGGGCAATGGCGCCCTTTGTGATTGGTTTGGGACCGGGATTTACTGCTGGTATAGATGTGGATGTTGTCATAGAAACAAACCGAGGGCATGATCTGGGTCGGGTGATTTATTGTGGCGGAGCTGCCAAAAACACGGGTATTCCAGGAAGCATTGATGGATATACCCATGAGCGCGTGATCCGTGCACCGCTAGCAGGTATCATCAGGATTGTTCGGGATATTGGCACTTCAGTAGATTCTGGGGATTGTCTGGCCACCATTGGTGACAGAGAAGTCACCACAACAATCGCCGGCGTCGTTCGAGGAATAATCGCAGATGGTAGCCGGGTTTTTGAAGGGATGAAAATTGCCGATGTGGATCCCCGAGGTAAAGCTGACTATTGCTATACCATTTCCGATAAGGCCAGGAACTTAAGCGGCGGCGTTCTGGAGGCAATTCTTAATTATTTGTCAAAGAAATCAATTGGTATGTGA